The DNA segment GGATAGTTGGTCAGAGTGCTTTCAAAATTCCCAAAAAGAATGTCCGCGCCTTTGAGATATTTCTCCACCTTACCGAATAAAAAGGATCTAGGATCTTGGATGTTCAAAGGTTCGGGAAAATTCGTTCCGGGTACCATATCGCCCACTGCTTTGATTTTAATCGCAGAGCCGGAATCCGTCTCAGAGAAAATCGAGGAGGAAAACAAAAATAAAACGGAAAGAATGGAATAAATTACTGCTTGTTTCATGTCATTTCATGAGTTTCAGGGAGAAGATCTGAGTAAAGCAGAATTTCGATCAAAGGATTCTGCTCTTTTCCCGATAGAATTATAGAATGGACCATATCCCCTGCAACACCTGCGGTAGTTCCGATTTCAAACCGCTCTTTTCCAAATCCAATCATAAAAACGAAACGTTTCAGGTTGTAAAATGCAAACGTTGCGCTCTTGTCCAGGTCAATCCGCAACCTTCACCGGAAGAAGTTGCCTCATATTATTCGGCGGAATATTTTTTAAAACGGAGCGATCGGGGTTATGACAATTATTTTTCGGAGGGAGTCAGAAACGAAATTTCCCGAGTCTTCGGACTCAATTTGAAAGATCTCGACTTTTCATCTTGGGAAGAATCTCTTCCTCTTGAAAAACGATGTCTCGATGTGGGTTGTGCAGCCGGCTATTTCGTGGACTACATGCATCATAGAGATTGGGATTCGTATGGAATGGACATAGCCGAGGCTCCCGTAAAATTCGCCCGGGAAAAGCTGAAACTCAAAGTCGAACAACGGGATTTTCTCAAGTGGGACAAGTCTAACGTTGAAAAGTTCGACCTAATCACGCTCTGGGCATCCATCGAACATCTTCACAAACCGAAAGAAACATTAGAAAAAATTTATAGACATCTCAAACCGGGCGGAAGAATCATACTTTCCACCTGCCGTTGGGGAATCCTCGCAAAGTTACAGGGACCGTCTTGGAGATATCTCAATGTCCCGGAACATTTGTATTACTACTCCCTTTCCGGGTTGATCACACTTTGCGTCTCGATCGGATTTCAAAAAAAAAGTCACGTTACCTACGGCAGCGGTCTCACTACAAAAAAAGGAGCTTCGATATTTTACAAAATACTTAAGTATTTTGCCGATCCTACGGTGAAAATTTTAGATCAAGGCGACATGATGGCTCTTTGCTTTGAAAAAAAAACCACCTCCGATTCTTAATTTTCTAAAATCGTAAATTCAAATAAAATGATTTTCTAAGAAACATAGAGACATAAAAATCTCATTTCACCCTTAGATTGAATACAAAAACAATAAAAGACGTTCAAAAAATCAATCATTTTACAAAAGAGTAAAATGATCCCTCTCCGAATGAGAACTCAAAAAACTTGAAATAATTTCTTGCTGTATGCTCTTTAAAGTATACTATAATTGCTTAGTTTAATATACTATCCCAAAGTTTTTCTTGCTATTTTCGAGAGATTGAAATAAAAAAGTCATCTCGATTTCTTGCAGGGAAGATCGCATTTTAGCGGGAATCGGTCGCACTTGAATCCACATCTTTTTTTCTAAAACGGCTTAGGGTTTCCTTTTGAAGAGCATGATTGAAACAAATATCGTTCGCGGTTTAGCCGTGATCATCATTTTGAATACGCTCATAGCGGGTGCATCCTATTATACAATCCGTCAGTCTCAAGAACTTAGGGACTGGGAATCCCATACTCAGGAAGTCCTTATCAATTTAGAAGAGACTCTCTCTTCTTTTAGCGAAATGCACGCTGTATTTCGAGGCTATGTGTTGTTTAACGAACCGGGGCTTTTAACGAGTTTTTTTGAAAGCAAGAAAAATCTCCTGAAAAAAATTCAGGAACTAGAAACTCTAACTTTGGACAATCCGAGGCAACAGGAACAACTTCGAATCATTTCCCCTCTCGTATTTGAAAAAACCTCCTCTTTTGAAACCTTGATTATGGATAAAAAACATAGATCCGTAGCGAGTTATATCGGGCCGTTTCGATCCACTCAAGGAATCATTTTAACCCGAAAAATTCAATCTCTGTTTTCCGAGATGAAAAAAGAAGAAATTCGTCTTCTTACAATTCGAAAAGCGGACTCCGAACGCAACCTGTTTGTCGCCGCAATCCTTATATTTTTAGGAATTCTCCTCAACCTAACCTTTATCATTCTTCAATACATCCTTATCTATAAAGAAAGCCAACGCCGTCAAATTGCGGAGGAAGAAGTAGAATTGTCCAACAAAAATCTGAAAGAATATTCGGGACAACTCGAAAGATCCAATAAAGATTTGGAATCCTTTTCTTATTCCGTTTCTCACGATCTTCGTGCCCCAATTCGAGGTATATCAGGGTTTTCTAAAATTCTTATGGAAGATTTTGGAAAAAACCTAGACGAAGAAGGACAAAGAATCCTTAATATTATCATCAAAAATTCAGAAAATATGGGACAGCTCATCGACGATCTTCTGGAATTTTCAAGATTGGGTAGAAGAGAAATCGCATTCACAAACGTGAATATGCAACAAGTTATGGAGCGGGTATTGGAAGAAGTAAAAGACTGTTATCCGGGAATTAAGATAGAAACGAGAATTGGAGAACTCCCTTCCATAAAAGCAGACTCGGCTCTCTTAAAACAGATGCTTTTTAATCTCATTTCAAACGCTTTTAAATATTCGAAAGACAAAGAACATCCGAAAGTTGACATCGATTCGTATCAAAACAACGGTGAAGTGACCTATTTTATCAAAGACAACGGAGCCGGATTTGATATGAGATATCAGCACAAACTTTTTAATATTTTTCAAAGACTTCATCACTCTGAACAATTCGAAGGCACCGGCGTAGGTCTTGCGATCGTAAAAAGAGTAATCGAAAAACACAACGGAAAGGTCTGGGCGGAAGGAAAAGTTAACGAAGGGGCCTGTTTTTATTTCACTTTAGGAGTTCAGGAAAACAATGCATAATCTCCAAGACAATCTAATATCCATTTTATACGCTGAGGACAATCCGCAGGATTCGGAACTGACCCTTAGAAGTTTAAAAAGGCATAATTTAACCAATCATCTTAAACTTGTCAGAGACGGAGAAGAAGCGTTAGAATATTTATATGCGACAGGACGTTACTCGGAACGCGATAAGACACAAATTCCTTCCTTAATTCTTTTGGATCTCAAAATGCCCAAGGTGGACGGTATCGAAGTCCTAAGACAAGTAAGAAATAATGAGCTGACAAAAATGATTCCCGTTGTCATTTTAACTTCCTCCGCGGAAGAAAAGGACATCGTGGAAAGCTACAGACTTGGCGTAAACAGTTACGTTGTAAAACCTCTTGAGTTCGGCAAGTTCAGCGACGTTGCGAGCGAAATCGGATTCTATTGGATATTGATGAACAAAAGTATTACATGATGATTGTATGATGATTCAGAGAAAAATTTATATCATATGTATTGAGGACAATCCTACCGACCTCGGTTTGATGATAAGACAAATCGGCACAAGCGGTCTTGACTTTTCTTATAAGCAGATTCAGACTAAAGAAGAACTGATTCAAGAACTCAAGGCGAGCGAACCCGACTTGATTCTATCCGATTTTTCCCTTCCGTCTTTTGACGGAATGGAAGCTTTGGAGATCGTAAGAAAATATCTACCGAATATTCCCTTTCTCTTTGTATCCGGTTGGTTGGGCGAAGAGGCTGCAATAGAAGCGTTAAAACGCGGCGCGACCGATTACATTTCCAAAAACAAAATCAGCAAACTCAATTTTTCCATCGATAGAGCGCTCAAAGAATCGGAAGAAAGAGCTCTACTCGACGAAGCCGAAAAAGAAAACGAAACTCTAAAGTCGCAACTGATCCAAGCACAAAAACTGGAGGCTGTCAGCCTTCTTGCAACCGGGGTCTCTCACGAAATCAACAATCCTTTGACTATTATTATCAACTACGCTCAGTTGATCTTGGGACAAAGCAAGGACGATATGATTCTTAAATACGCGAGCAATATCCTGGACGAAGGGGAACGGATTTCCAAAATTACAAAGGATCTTTTAAGACTTGCAAGACAAGAAAAACAGGTTTTTTCAAAAGTGAGATTTCACGATGTGATCCAAAGAACTGTTTCCTTATGCGAACAATTATTTAAAAAGGATACGATCTTCATCAAATTGGAAATTATCGATTCTCTTCCGGATATATATTGTGTTCCTCAACAAATTCAACAGGTAGTCCTCAATCTGCTGAATAACGCAAGGGACGCCCTCAATCAGAAATACCCGAAATTCGATTCCAATAAGGTGATCTTGATCAAAGCCGGAAGATTGAAAAGGGAATCCAAAGAATGGATCCAGATGTGTATCGAGGACCGCGGCATTGGGATTCCCAAAGAAGAGGCAAAAAAAATCTTCAGCCCATTTTTCACCACCAAAAAAGTGGACAAGGGAACAGGACTCGGGCTTTCCGTAAGCACAGGGATCATCAAAGACCACGGAGGAGAATTATATTACGAAAGTAAGGAAAACGAATATACTCGATTTTTTATCAACCTTCCGGTTCTTCCAGAGCGACGTTTGGAAGAAAACGTTTCCTCAGAGGAGAATTTCGCCCAACCGGAATAAGGAATTTTTATTCGTCACTTCTTATCTTTCGCGCATTTATAATTTTCATGGATCGTAAAGAATGAGTCTGTATTCATCACACCGGTCTTCTTTCCGTTTCTGTGCTTTCGGAAGCAGTTGCGACTAACGCGATTAAAATACCGGCGCCCGCAAAGACTATGAGAAGGACAAATGCCATCCAAAACAACGGATCCGGAGCCATTTCCGCGTGAAATTCCATCGTGTTAGACCCGATTGCCGTATTCAAATTGGTCGCAATCCGATCAACGTCCGCATTCCCGATAGAAGAACGTAAAACTTGTACTTCGCCACCGGGTGTCAAGAGCATCAGTTGATACGTCACACTTCTTCCGCGTCGATCTTGCCGATAGTTTTTCAAAGAACGCGCGTTTACGGTTGTATAAGCCGCACTACGAGAAGAAAATGCGAATCTTTCCAATATTTTACACTCCAAAATATCTTCGGGTTTGTTTCGGAAACAATCGACAAAAATCCATCCCTCCAATGTGGATAAAAACCATGCGGGTAACGCCGCAAAAAATAGAGTGAGAAACAAAATCGGAATCAGTCGTTTTATCATATCAAACATTCGCACGGGAGCAGAAAACAACTTCCTATATCGATGTGCAATTTCAATCAAGAAACGGATTGGAAAATCGATTCCAAGTTATGCGGAATATGCGAAAGGATGTTTATTCAGCGCCGATCCCCAAATACGTTCTTATTTTTTCAGACTCGTATTTTTCGCGAGCCGATTCTTCCGGAAACAATTTGGAAAACACAATCGCACTCAAAAACGATAAGGTCATAGAAACAATCGCCGGATTTTTAAGAGGAAAGACGGCTTTCTCAAATCCGATTACTTCCACCCAAACCGTCGGACTTAAAATAATCAGTATGATTGCCGAAATCGATCCGATCAATATGGAAGCGCCCCCTCCGATCGTACTCAAGTTCTTCCATACGATGGACAAAAACAAAGCGGGGAAATTTCCGCTCGCAGCAACCGCAAATGCAAGTCCTACTAAAAATGCTACGTTTTGATCCTTGAATAGAATCCCCAAAAGGATTCCTAAAATTCCAAAGGCGATCGTAGCCTTTTTTGCAACCCGGATCTGTTCTTCCTCGCTTGCATCTCCGTCTTTTAAAACGCTCACAAAAATATCGTGTGAAATCGTGGAGGCCGCAGCCAAAGTCAAGCCGGCGACGACCGCCAAGATCGTTGCAAACGCAACGGCAGCTATAAAACCCATGAGCATGGTTCCACCCAAAAGTTCGGATAACAACGCCGCGGCCATATTCCCTCCCTTGTCGATACTTGCGATCGGCTCCCTGCCCACGAGCACGGCCGCAGAGAAACCCACGATGGGAATGATCAGATAAAAATATCCGATAAATGTGGTCGCATAAGCGACCGACTTACGCGCCTCTTTTGCATCGGGAACCGTGTAAAATCTCATTAGAATATGAGGAAGCCCTAATAAACCTAACATTAGAGCGAGCCCAAGCGAAACCGCGTCTAACGGATTTGCGACCAACCCTCCCGGCTCCAAAGCGGTTTTTCCGAACTTCTGCTCGACTGCTCCGTATAAATTTTCAAGACTGAACCTGAACTGCGCCATGGCAAGCAAGGTGAGTAACGTGACCCCGAACAAAAGAAGACAGGCCTTGATGATCTGAACCCAGGTAGTCGCTATCATTCCGCCAAACAATACATAAAGAAGCATTACGATCCCCACGAGCA comes from the Leptospira sp. WS92.C1 genome and includes:
- a CDS encoding sensor histidine kinase: MMIQRKIYIICIEDNPTDLGLMIRQIGTSGLDFSYKQIQTKEELIQELKASEPDLILSDFSLPSFDGMEALEIVRKYLPNIPFLFVSGWLGEEAAIEALKRGATDYISKNKISKLNFSIDRALKESEERALLDEAEKENETLKSQLIQAQKLEAVSLLATGVSHEINNPLTIIINYAQLILGQSKDDMILKYASNILDEGERISKITKDLLRLARQEKQVFSKVRFHDVIQRTVSLCEQLFKKDTIFIKLEIIDSLPDIYCVPQQIQQVVLNLLNNARDALNQKYPKFDSNKVILIKAGRLKRESKEWIQMCIEDRGIGIPKEEAKKIFSPFFTTKKVDKGTGLGLSVSTGIIKDHGGELYYESKENEYTRFFINLPVLPERRLEENVSSEENFAQPE
- a CDS encoding CHASE3 domain-containing protein, whose product is MKSMIETNIVRGLAVIIILNTLIAGASYYTIRQSQELRDWESHTQEVLINLEETLSSFSEMHAVFRGYVLFNEPGLLTSFFESKKNLLKKIQELETLTLDNPRQQEQLRIISPLVFEKTSSFETLIMDKKHRSVASYIGPFRSTQGIILTRKIQSLFSEMKKEEIRLLTIRKADSERNLFVAAILIFLGILLNLTFIILQYILIYKESQRRQIAEEEVELSNKNLKEYSGQLERSNKDLESFSYSVSHDLRAPIRGISGFSKILMEDFGKNLDEEGQRILNIIIKNSENMGQLIDDLLEFSRLGRREIAFTNVNMQQVMERVLEEVKDCYPGIKIETRIGELPSIKADSALLKQMLFNLISNAFKYSKDKEHPKVDIDSYQNNGEVTYFIKDNGAGFDMRYQHKLFNIFQRLHHSEQFEGTGVGLAIVKRVIEKHNGKVWAEGKVNEGACFYFTLGVQENNA
- a CDS encoding response regulator; amino-acid sequence: MHNLQDNLISILYAEDNPQDSELTLRSLKRHNLTNHLKLVRDGEEALEYLYATGRYSERDKTQIPSLILLDLKMPKVDGIEVLRQVRNNELTKMIPVVILTSSAEEKDIVESYRLGVNSYVVKPLEFGKFSDVASEIGFYWILMNKSIT
- a CDS encoding sodium/solute symporter (Members of the Solute:Sodium Symporter (SSS), TC 2.A.21 as described in tcdb.org, catalyze solute:Na+ symport. Known solutes for members of the family include sugars, amino acids, nucleosides, inositols, vitamins, urea or anions, depending on the system.), whose amino-acid sequence is MQSHLGQPNFLSIVFFLLFVILTLVITYWAARKTKTSKEFYAAGRSITGFQNGLALSGDFMSAASFLGISGMVALKGYDGMLYAVGWLVGWPALLFLIAEPLRNLGKFTFADVVAFRLKQKPVRISAAIGGILVTLTYSIAQIVGSGKLINLMFGLSYEAAVVLVGIVMLLYVLFGGMIATTWVQIIKACLLLFGVTLLTLLAMAQFRFSLENLYGAVEQKFGKTALEPGGLVANPLDAVSLGLALMLGLLGLPHILMRFYTVPDAKEARKSVAYATTFIGYFYLIIPIVGFSAAVLVGREPIASIDKGGNMAAALLSELLGGTMLMGFIAAVAFATILAVVAGLTLAAASTISHDIFVSVLKDGDASEEEQIRVAKKATIAFGILGILLGILFKDQNVAFLVGLAFAVAASGNFPALFLSIVWKNLSTIGGGASILIGSISAIILIILSPTVWVEVIGFEKAVFPLKNPAIVSMTLSFLSAIVFSKLFPEESAREKYESEKIRTYLGIGAE
- a CDS encoding class I SAM-dependent methyltransferase translates to MDHIPCNTCGSSDFKPLFSKSNHKNETFQVVKCKRCALVQVNPQPSPEEVASYYSAEYFLKRSDRGYDNYFSEGVRNEISRVFGLNLKDLDFSSWEESLPLEKRCLDVGCAAGYFVDYMHHRDWDSYGMDIAEAPVKFAREKLKLKVEQRDFLKWDKSNVEKFDLITLWASIEHLHKPKETLEKIYRHLKPGGRIILSTCRWGILAKLQGPSWRYLNVPEHLYYYSLSGLITLCVSIGFQKKSHVTYGSGLTTKKGASIFYKILKYFADPTVKILDQGDMMALCFEKKTTSDS